From a region of the Corallococcus coralloides DSM 2259 genome:
- a CDS encoding ABC transporter permease, with protein sequence MHPAERQTDYRWPLLWAGALVALVGAILLGVAISESEAWAEVAGALGLSFVGWGGLVQSFDAGALALGAQKASAVAGPKALVAGTLVWLAGWGLIAAGIRRAPASGEGPSPAAGAPLYPRLARYRDFYWSTLGAYGGGILLAELVLLLLQTVLSSGVPSDLGGAAREAGGGLSLPPTIAFAIAFIVSMGVAFASGFVGASRAQRLSFPEATIGVFYLGLPVPILLSLMERVPSLQLALGYRLREVTYVAGLIGRPELAYWLVFAALVLALVLGINTGFIAAGSGRVDLRLGFELFVARRHVAVFRPSLLLGALAVLMFGIIPPLIVYFIIRGAEAAVERTRVKNLGLADPLAAASAQHRMKLHEQSPTMMMTALSVGGVGVGVMALIIVLSVMSGFEADLQQKILGTNAHAVVSRYAGDLPDYAKVMDQVKRVPGVVGQTPFIINQVMIASEGNVDGVIIKGIDPHTVGSVTDLPENILPGGDLGHLEQPAKILPSSAVEDAEGRKDAEEEDPIIGKPSKPAKPTVLPGIIIGRELAASLRVVVGDRVNVVSPLGTELGPSGPIPKSRAFRVAGVFYSGMYEYDSKFVYILLKEAQDFFAVKGATGIELKVADIDDARRIANQVVRVLGGYPYRARDWGEMNKNLFSALRLEKLVMGIILSIIIIVAAGLIVATVIMLVLEKRKEISVLKALGVPDGGIVKIFLAEGLQIGVAGGVLGLFSGLAWCLFIEKVGIKLDPEVYYIPALPVRIEPVQTALAVIIAVLVTYLASIYPALKASSVEPVEGLKAE encoded by the coding sequence GTGCACCCCGCCGAACGGCAGACCGACTATCGCTGGCCCCTCCTGTGGGCCGGCGCCCTCGTGGCCCTCGTGGGAGCCATCCTCCTGGGGGTGGCCATCTCCGAGTCCGAGGCGTGGGCCGAGGTGGCCGGCGCCCTGGGCCTCTCCTTCGTGGGGTGGGGCGGGCTCGTCCAGTCCTTCGACGCCGGGGCGCTCGCCCTGGGCGCCCAGAAGGCCTCGGCCGTGGCCGGCCCCAAGGCGCTGGTGGCCGGGACGCTCGTCTGGCTGGCGGGCTGGGGCCTCATCGCCGCCGGCATCCGCCGCGCGCCAGCCTCCGGTGAGGGGCCGAGCCCCGCCGCCGGTGCGCCCCTGTACCCGCGCCTCGCGCGCTACCGGGACTTCTACTGGAGCACGCTGGGGGCCTACGGCGGCGGCATCCTCCTGGCGGAGCTGGTGCTGCTGCTCCTCCAGACCGTCCTCTCCAGCGGCGTGCCGTCCGACCTGGGCGGCGCGGCGCGCGAGGCGGGCGGGGGGCTTTCGCTGCCTCCGACCATCGCCTTCGCCATCGCGTTCATCGTGAGCATGGGCGTGGCGTTCGCGTCCGGCTTCGTGGGCGCGTCCCGGGCGCAGCGGCTGTCGTTCCCGGAAGCCACCATCGGCGTGTTCTACCTGGGCCTGCCGGTGCCCATCCTCCTGTCGCTGATGGAGCGCGTGCCGTCCCTGCAGCTGGCGCTGGGCTACCGGCTGCGGGAAGTGACGTACGTCGCGGGGCTCATCGGCCGGCCGGAGCTGGCGTACTGGCTCGTCTTCGCGGCGCTGGTGCTGGCGCTCGTCCTGGGCATCAACACGGGCTTCATCGCGGCGGGCAGCGGCCGGGTGGACCTGCGGCTGGGCTTCGAGCTCTTCGTCGCGCGCCGGCACGTGGCGGTGTTCCGCCCGTCGCTGCTGTTGGGCGCGCTCGCGGTGCTGATGTTCGGCATCATCCCGCCGCTCATCGTCTACTTCATCATCCGCGGGGCGGAGGCCGCCGTGGAGCGCACGCGCGTGAAGAACCTGGGCCTGGCGGATCCGCTCGCCGCCGCGTCCGCGCAGCACCGGATGAAGCTGCATGAGCAGTCGCCCACCATGATGATGACCGCCCTGTCGGTGGGAGGCGTGGGCGTGGGCGTGATGGCGCTCATCATCGTGCTCAGCGTGATGAGCGGCTTCGAGGCCGACCTCCAGCAGAAGATTTTGGGCACCAACGCGCACGCGGTGGTGTCGCGCTACGCGGGCGACCTGCCGGACTACGCGAAGGTCATGGACCAGGTGAAGCGCGTGCCCGGCGTGGTGGGCCAGACGCCCTTCATCATCAACCAGGTGATGATCGCCTCGGAGGGCAACGTCGACGGCGTCATCATCAAGGGCATCGACCCGCACACGGTCGGCTCGGTGACGGACCTGCCCGAGAACATCCTGCCCGGCGGCGACCTGGGCCACCTGGAGCAGCCCGCGAAGATCCTCCCCAGCAGCGCGGTGGAGGACGCGGAAGGCCGGAAGGACGCCGAGGAGGAGGACCCCATCATCGGCAAGCCCTCCAAGCCCGCGAAGCCCACGGTGCTGCCGGGCATCATCATCGGCCGGGAGCTGGCGGCGTCCTTGCGCGTGGTGGTGGGGGACCGGGTGAACGTCGTCTCCCCGCTGGGCACGGAGCTGGGGCCGTCCGGGCCCATCCCCAAGAGCCGCGCGTTCCGGGTGGCGGGCGTCTTCTACTCGGGCATGTACGAGTACGACTCCAAGTTCGTCTACATCCTGCTCAAGGAAGCGCAGGACTTCTTCGCGGTGAAGGGCGCCACCGGCATCGAACTGAAGGTGGCGGACATCGACGACGCGCGCCGCATCGCCAACCAGGTGGTGCGCGTGCTGGGCGGCTACCCCTACCGCGCGCGCGACTGGGGCGAGATGAACAAGAACCTCTTCTCCGCGCTGCGCCTGGAGAAGCTGGTGATGGGCATCATCCTGTCCATCATCATCATCGTCGCCGCGGGCCTCATCGTCGCCACGGTCATCATGCTGGTGCTGGAAAAACGGAAGGAGATCTCCGTCCTCAAGGCGCTGGGCGTCCCGGACGGCGGCATCGTGAAGATCTTCCTCGCCGAAGGGCTCCAGATTGGCGTGGCCGGCGGCGTGCTGGGCCTGTTCTCCGGCCTCGCGTGGTGCCTCTTCATCGAGAAGGTCGGCATCAAGCTGGATCCGGAGGTCTATTACATCCCCGCGCTGCCGGTGCGCATCGAACCGGTGCAGACGGCGCTGGCGGTGATCATCGCGGTGCTCGTCACCTACCTGGCGTCCATCTACCCGGCCCTCAAGGCGAGCAGCGTGGAACCGGTGGAAGGTCTGAAGGCGGAGTAG
- a CDS encoding ABC transporter ATP-binding protein: MALLSIRNVFKSYFLHGKRIDVLRDVSLDINAGELVSMIGASGAGKSTFLHVLGTLDAPAAGEVLFDGRSVFAMNDAEIAEFRNRTIGFVFQSHYLLPEFTALENVAMPALIQRRDRGPSYAYARELLERVGLGSRVDHRPGELSGGEAQRVALARALVLKPAVLLADEPTGNLDPTTGEGIHQLLRDVNRDLGITAVVVTHNETLARSMPRRLRLAGGQVSEA, encoded by the coding sequence ATGGCGCTGTTGTCCATCCGCAACGTCTTCAAGAGCTACTTCCTGCACGGCAAGCGCATTGACGTGCTGCGCGACGTGTCGTTGGACATCAACGCCGGCGAGCTCGTCTCCATGATTGGCGCGTCCGGCGCGGGCAAGAGCACCTTCCTGCACGTGCTGGGCACGCTGGATGCCCCCGCCGCCGGTGAAGTCCTCTTCGACGGCAGGTCCGTCTTCGCCATGAACGACGCGGAGATCGCCGAGTTCCGCAACCGCACCATCGGCTTCGTCTTCCAGAGCCACTACCTGCTGCCGGAGTTCACCGCGCTGGAGAACGTGGCCATGCCCGCGCTCATCCAGCGCCGGGACCGCGGCCCGTCGTACGCCTACGCCCGCGAGCTCCTGGAGCGCGTGGGCCTGGGCAGCCGCGTGGACCACCGCCCCGGCGAGCTGTCCGGCGGCGAGGCCCAGCGCGTGGCCCTGGCGCGCGCCCTGGTGCTCAAGCCCGCGGTGCTGCTCGCGGACGAGCCCACGGGCAACCTGGATCCCACGACAGGCGAGGGAATCCACCAGCTGCTCCGGGACGTCAACCGGGACCTGGGCATCACCGCCGTCGTCGTCACGCACAACGAGACGCTTGCTCGCTCCATGCCCCGCCGCCTGAGACTGGCTGGCGGGCAGGTGTCGGAGGCCTGA